A single genomic interval of Lewinellaceae bacterium harbors:
- a CDS encoding AAA family ATPase: MKLPYGQSNFKTIATEGFYYVDRTTFIEKLEGLASRFLFYLRPRKFGKSLFISMLGYYYGEEWKSEFSSLFGKYYIGKNPTPLVNRYLVLNFDFSGILTDTMETVLRSFTVAVKTDIQRFFSTYRGYFTEEDRNAIEKERSPDEVMRRFFDILQRAVPGKQLYILIDEYDHFANELIAFHLEDFRQIVSGNGFVRKFYEVIKEETKTGLVGRMFVTGVSPVTVDSLTSGFNIGKKVSLELPLHDMMGFTEAEAVEMLSHVGVREGQMPVVLDGIRNWYNGYLFHPDAPNRLYNPNMLIYFGDHYQTYHQYPEKMLDDNIASDYGKIRRILGVGGEAHSLAILEEVLAQGETRAVLTSQFSFDRNWIQDDYASLLFYLGMLTVQGKPVGGGWNFRAPNFVIKQLYYEYFVETLRQRTKLKESMYGEISRAVVSMSVDNDLKPFLHLVEKVIGRLSVRDARNFNESNLKAIFAALLVPSSVFLIRSEVEMERRFVDLLCTNLPSVPVNWNFAFELKYLKKKEAARLEEKAEEARAQLREYLQTDDLRRVSGLAAYAIVFVGSEAKSVEQVK, from the coding sequence ATGAAGCTACCGTACGGACAGAGCAATTTTAAAACTATTGCCACAGAGGGGTTTTACTATGTAGACCGAACCACTTTTATCGAAAAGCTAGAGGGGCTGGCCAGCCGTTTTTTGTTCTACCTGCGCCCCCGGAAGTTTGGCAAGAGCCTGTTCATTTCCATGCTGGGGTATTACTACGGGGAAGAGTGGAAGAGCGAGTTCAGCAGCCTGTTCGGGAAATACTACATCGGGAAAAACCCCACGCCCCTGGTCAACCGCTATCTGGTGCTGAACTTTGACTTTAGCGGCATTCTGACCGATACCATGGAGACTGTTCTCCGGAGTTTTACCGTTGCGGTCAAAACGGATATTCAGCGTTTCTTCAGCACTTACCGCGGGTATTTTACAGAGGAGGACCGTAACGCTATTGAGAAAGAAAGGTCGCCGGACGAAGTGATGCGGCGCTTTTTCGATATCCTTCAACGGGCGGTGCCGGGTAAACAGTTGTACATTCTCATCGACGAGTACGACCATTTTGCCAACGAACTCATTGCTTTCCATCTCGAAGATTTCCGGCAAATCGTCAGCGGCAACGGTTTCGTGCGAAAGTTCTACGAAGTCATCAAAGAGGAGACCAAAACCGGGCTGGTTGGCCGCATGTTCGTCACCGGCGTCAGCCCGGTGACGGTGGACAGCCTGACCAGTGGTTTCAATATTGGCAAAAAAGTTTCTCTCGAACTGCCATTACACGATATGATGGGTTTCACCGAGGCGGAAGCGGTAGAAATGTTGTCTCATGTAGGGGTAAGGGAAGGCCAAATGCCTGTAGTCCTGGACGGCATTCGGAACTGGTACAACGGCTACCTCTTCCACCCCGACGCCCCCAACCGCCTGTACAATCCCAATATGTTGATCTACTTTGGGGACCATTACCAAACGTATCACCAGTACCCCGAAAAAATGCTGGACGACAACATTGCCAGCGACTACGGCAAAATTCGCCGGATACTGGGCGTCGGCGGGGAAGCCCACAGCCTGGCCATTCTGGAAGAAGTGCTGGCCCAGGGCGAAACCCGGGCAGTGCTCACCTCCCAGTTCAGCTTTGACCGCAACTGGATACAGGACGACTATGCCAGCCTGCTCTTCTACCTGGGCATGCTTACGGTTCAGGGAAAGCCCGTTGGGGGCGGTTGGAATTTCAGGGCACCTAATTTTGTGATCAAGCAGCTTTATTATGAATATTTCGTAGAAACCCTGCGCCAGCGTACCAAACTAAAAGAGTCTATGTATGGGGAAATCAGCCGGGCCGTAGTATCGATGTCGGTAGATAATGACCTGAAGCCGTTTCTGCACCTGGTGGAAAAAGTCATCGGCCGCCTCTCAGTGCGCGACGCCCGCAATTTCAACGAAAGCAACCTGAAAGCGATTTTCGCCGCCCTGCTCGTTCCCTCCAGCGTTTTCCTCATCCGCAGCGAGGTGGAAATGGAGCGCCGCTTCGTGGACCTGCTCTGCACCAACCTGCCGAGCGTGCCGGTCAACTGGAACTTCGCTTTCGAGCTGAAATACCTCAAGAAAAAAGAGGCTGCCCGGCTCGAAGAGAAGGCCGAAGAGGCTCGCGCGCAACTGCGGGAATATCTCCAAACGGACGACTTGCGCCGCGTCTCCGGCCTGGCGGCTTATGCCATCGTTTTTGTGGGCAGCGAGGCGAAGTCGGTGGAGCAGGTTAAATAA
- a CDS encoding TetR/AcrR family transcriptional regulator: MTPKPKKQIIQEAAVRLFRDKGYSATSMRDLADAVNLKASSLYNHISSKEEILKDICFENAHRFLDGMEEVEVMPVTATEKVEALLRLHIRTATGDAASVMAFNDEWRHLTEPLLGEFMDLRKDYERRFLAILQSGMQAGQFQDIEPIIALHTLFSSIRWLHDWFQPGKKLSAAEVEEDMVRMVMKGLVKVTSQ, encoded by the coding sequence ATGACTCCCAAACCCAAAAAGCAGATCATCCAGGAAGCCGCCGTGCGCCTGTTTCGCGACAAAGGCTATTCCGCCACTTCCATGCGCGACCTGGCCGATGCCGTCAACCTCAAGGCGTCGAGCCTGTACAACCACATCAGTTCCAAGGAGGAAATCCTGAAAGACATCTGCTTTGAGAACGCCCACCGTTTTCTGGACGGTATGGAAGAGGTGGAGGTTATGCCGGTAACTGCCACCGAAAAAGTAGAAGCCCTGCTGCGCCTCCACATCCGCACCGCCACCGGCGACGCCGCCTCGGTGATGGCCTTCAACGATGAGTGGCGCCACCTGACCGAGCCGCTGCTGGGCGAGTTCATGGATCTGCGTAAAGACTACGAGCGCCGCTTCCTGGCTATCCTCCAATCCGGCATGCAGGCCGGCCAGTTTCAGGATATCGAGCCCATCATTGCCCTGCACACCCTCTTTTCCTCGATTCGCTGGCTGCACGACTGGTTTCAGCCGGGCAAAAAGCTGTCGGCGGCCGAGGTGGAGGAGGATATGGTAAGGATGGTGATGAAGGGGTTGGTGAAGGTAACTTCTCAATAA
- the paaK gene encoding phenylacetate-CoA oxygenase/reductase subunit PaaK: MPKFHALKIKEVRRETDECVTVAFEVPESLKPEYRFTQGQHLTLKTELGGEEVRRSYSICASPYDGVLRVAIKKLEGGRFSTFANEKLRAGDTLDVMTPMGRFFTELNPANEKQYVAFAAGSGITPVLSIMKAVLQREPKSEFTLFYGNRRADTIIFHEEIEGLKNEYMGRLSVHHVLSRELQGSGLFSGRIDAEKCSAFCDKLIDPEEVDEYFLCGPEAMIHDIRDTLTALGVDKSKIHFELFIAGLNGKAQKKKEKEKAQSVEAHIRITLDGNSFEFPLTSGKDTILEAAQKAGAALPFACKGGVCCTCRAKLMEGEVEMDVNYALEPEEVAAGYILTCQSHPKTERVVVDFDS, translated from the coding sequence ATGCCCAAATTCCATGCTCTTAAAATAAAAGAAGTGCGGCGCGAAACGGACGAATGCGTGACCGTCGCCTTTGAGGTGCCGGAAAGCCTAAAACCGGAATACCGTTTCACCCAGGGGCAGCACCTCACGCTGAAAACCGAGCTCGGCGGCGAAGAAGTGCGCCGTTCCTATTCCATCTGCGCCAGCCCCTACGACGGTGTATTGCGGGTGGCCATCAAAAAGCTGGAAGGGGGGCGCTTTTCCACCTTCGCCAACGAAAAGCTGCGGGCCGGCGATACGCTGGACGTGATGACCCCCATGGGCCGCTTCTTCACCGAGCTGAACCCCGCCAACGAGAAACAGTACGTCGCTTTTGCTGCCGGCAGCGGCATTACGCCCGTCCTGTCCATCATGAAAGCGGTGCTGCAGCGGGAGCCTAAAAGCGAATTTACGCTCTTCTACGGCAACCGGCGGGCCGACACCATCATCTTCCACGAGGAGATCGAAGGGCTGAAGAACGAATACATGGGCCGCCTCAGCGTCCATCATGTCCTCAGCCGCGAGCTGCAGGGCAGCGGCCTGTTCTCCGGCCGCATCGACGCCGAAAAATGCAGCGCCTTCTGCGATAAGCTGATCGACCCGGAAGAGGTAGACGAGTACTTCCTTTGCGGTCCGGAAGCCATGATCCACGACATCAGGGATACCCTCACTGCTCTGGGCGTCGACAAAAGCAAGATACATTTCGAACTATTCATCGCCGGGCTGAACGGCAAAGCCCAGAAAAAGAAGGAAAAAGAGAAAGCACAGTCGGTAGAGGCGCACATCCGGATCACCCTGGATGGCAATTCCTTCGAATTTCCGCTGACTTCCGGCAAGGACACCATCCTGGAGGCGGCCCAAAAGGCGGGCGCTGCCCTGCCCTTCGCCTGCAAAGGCGGCGTGTGCTGCACCTGCCGCGCCAAACTGATGGAAGGGGAGGTCGAAATGGACGTCAATTACGCCCTCGAACCGGAAGAGGTGGCCGCGGGGTATATTCTCACCTGCCAGTCGCATCCGAAAACGGAAAGGGTGGTGGTGGATTTTGATAGTTAG
- a CDS encoding 30S ribosomal protein S20, which produces MANHKSAKKRMRQEAKRRIHNRFYKKTTRTSIKKLRELTEKAEAETFLPKVISMIDRLAKRNTWHKNKASNLKSKLMRHVASL; this is translated from the coding sequence ATGGCAAACCATAAGTCCGCTAAAAAACGCATGCGCCAGGAAGCTAAGCGCCGCATCCACAACCGCTTCTATAAAAAGACTACCCGTACGTCCATTAAGAAGCTGCGCGAGCTGACGGAAAAGGCGGAGGCGGAAACCTTCCTGCCCAAGGTGATCAGCATGATCGACCGCCTGGCCAAGCGCAATACCTGGCACAAGAATAAAGCGTCGAACCTCAAGAGCAAGCTGATGCGCCACGTCGCCAGCCTCTAA
- a CDS encoding outer membrane beta-barrel protein: MRKLLSLLVLLSAFATSATSQVWLELGAKGMMGMTGFYNKNIIDDSRHDSQFGLGLSVGGVAALNFGDYHGLNFEVLSATHHQSMSFRGDDGLNNTVNIEWKSTDMYLMYRWYRNNGAFLEVGPKITYVNEVQQSFGTDWSKVNDKYANRYTSAAFGVGGFVTTSQVLTIKTGIRAEYALTDLVSDEGKAEGYPAYYTTFDSYRETRPFRAGFYLEVTFGVGGLAKSMCGSRGMIWGTGYN, from the coding sequence ATGAGAAAGTTACTTTCCTTGCTTGTCCTGCTTTCCGCCTTCGCGACGAGCGCTACATCCCAGGTCTGGCTCGAACTGGGCGCCAAGGGCATGATGGGCATGACGGGCTTTTATAATAAAAATATCATAGACGACTCCCGCCACGACAGCCAGTTCGGGCTGGGCCTCTCGGTGGGAGGAGTGGCGGCCCTCAACTTTGGGGACTATCACGGCCTGAACTTCGAGGTGCTGTCGGCCACTCATCATCAATCCATGAGTTTCCGGGGCGATGACGGGCTCAACAACACGGTCAATATTGAATGGAAGAGTACGGACATGTACCTCATGTACCGCTGGTACCGCAACAACGGCGCTTTTTTAGAAGTGGGCCCCAAGATCACTTACGTCAATGAGGTGCAGCAGTCGTTCGGGACAGACTGGTCGAAAGTGAACGACAAATACGCCAACCGGTATACCTCGGCGGCTTTCGGCGTAGGCGGATTCGTCACCACCTCTCAGGTGCTGACCATCAAGACGGGCATCCGCGCCGAATACGCCCTGACCGACCTGGTCTCCGACGAAGGCAAAGCCGAGGGCTACCCAGCTTATTATACGACTTTCGATTCGTATAGAGAAACGCGCCCGTTCCGCGCGGGCTTCTACCTGGAAGTCACCTTCGGGGTGGGCGGCCTGGCCAAGTCCATGTGCGGCTCCCGGGGGATGATCTGGGGCACAGGGTATAATTAA
- a CDS encoding PhzF family phenazine biosynthesis protein: MRKLKVFQADAFTNTHFAGNPAGVVFDAHLLTDMEMQYLSLHLIEMCKC; this comes from the coding sequence ATGCGCAAATTAAAAGTCTTTCAGGCTGACGCCTTTACCAATACTCATTTCGCCGGCAACCCCGCCGGCGTTGTTTTCGACGCCCACCTGCTGACTGATATGGAAATGCAATATTTGTCCTTACATTTGATCGAAATGTGCAAGTGTTAG
- a CDS encoding putative metal-dependent hydrolase: MENLQYPIGRFTYQPYDEVQRKAHIETIRNLPKQLRKVASELSPAQLQQPYRPGGWTARQVVHHIADSHLNAYIRFKLILTEDQPTIKTYNEKAWAELADTQKTPLEASLQILEGVHARWTTLLENIKEEQWRRAGFHPEHQREISLLEFLALYSWHSQHHLEHIRLAIQSTANIR, encoded by the coding sequence ATGGAAAACCTTCAGTACCCGATTGGCAGGTTCACTTACCAGCCTTACGATGAAGTTCAGCGCAAGGCGCATATTGAAACGATCCGCAACTTGCCGAAGCAATTGCGAAAAGTGGCCTCGGAGCTTTCCCCCGCTCAATTGCAGCAACCTTACCGCCCGGGCGGATGGACGGCGCGGCAGGTTGTCCACCATATAGCGGACAGCCACCTCAACGCCTACATCCGCTTCAAACTGATCCTCACCGAGGATCAGCCTACCATTAAAACCTATAATGAAAAAGCCTGGGCTGAGCTGGCGGATACACAGAAAACCCCATTGGAAGCTTCATTGCAAATCCTGGAAGGGGTGCACGCCAGATGGACAACGCTGCTGGAAAACATTAAAGAGGAACAATGGCGCCGCGCCGGCTTCCATCCTGAGCACCAACGCGAAATTTCCCTGCTGGAATTCCTCGCTTTATACAGCTGGCACAGTCAGCACCACCTGGAACACATAAGGCTGGCGATTCAATCCACGGCCAACATACGCTAA
- a CDS encoding LysR family transcriptional regulator — translation MEIRHLKMVQTVAATGNLTRAAEQLFLSQSALSHQLRELEEEYKTQFFVRAKRQMVLTTAGERLLATANSVLCELEKTEVDIARLNNDDAGLLRMTTGCYTCYHWLSPVLSQYRKQFPAVSIEILPEASSDPLPHLLDGRVDLVITSDFVEDASLEYHHLFEDEMIALLAPGHPLAENAYIQAKDFEHHPLLMYTIPDQNSTVLSDYIKPAGIKPVRILRLQLTEAVMEMAKAGMGIAILAEWSARPYLDRGELKGLPLDKPIHRDWYAVLLKNLRTAPFMEAFINVLRGSLKK, via the coding sequence ATGGAAATCCGGCATCTCAAAATGGTCCAAACGGTAGCGGCTACCGGCAACCTGACCCGCGCCGCCGAGCAGCTCTTCCTCTCTCAATCTGCCCTGAGCCATCAACTTAGGGAACTGGAAGAAGAATACAAGACGCAGTTTTTCGTGCGCGCCAAACGGCAGATGGTGCTGACCACAGCCGGCGAACGCCTGCTCGCCACCGCCAACAGCGTACTCTGCGAGTTGGAAAAAACAGAAGTGGATATCGCCCGGCTCAACAATGACGACGCGGGCTTGCTGCGCATGACCACCGGATGTTATACCTGTTATCATTGGCTATCGCCCGTATTGAGCCAATACCGCAAACAGTTTCCGGCAGTTTCTATCGAAATTCTGCCCGAAGCCAGTTCTGACCCCCTGCCTCATTTGCTGGACGGCCGGGTCGACCTTGTAATTACCAGCGACTTTGTTGAAGACGCCAGCCTCGAATACCATCACCTCTTTGAAGATGAAATGATCGCCCTGCTTGCCCCCGGCCACCCTCTGGCTGAAAATGCATACATTCAGGCAAAGGACTTCGAACACCATCCGCTGCTCATGTACACTATCCCGGATCAGAACAGCACCGTGCTTTCGGATTACATTAAGCCTGCGGGCATTAAGCCTGTCCGCATTCTAAGGCTTCAGCTGACGGAAGCAGTTATGGAAATGGCAAAAGCCGGAATGGGAATTGCCATCCTTGCCGAATGGTCCGCCCGCCCTTACCTGGACCGGGGAGAGTTGAAAGGGCTTCCGCTCGACAAGCCCATTCACCGCGATTGGTACGCCGTATTGCTGAAAAACCTCCGGACTGCCCCTTTTATGGAAGCTTTTATCAATGTATTGAGAGGTAGCCTCAAAAAATGA
- a CDS encoding DUF202 domain-containing protein: MAEEEDNKLITRDYLAIERTRLANERTFLAYFRTAVVFLSAGFAILQLDALQELHLLGWFLLFLSPVILLVGTFRLVYVRRKIRKYYSA; encoded by the coding sequence ATGGCAGAAGAAGAAGACAACAAACTCATCACCCGGGATTATTTGGCCATCGAACGCACCCGGTTGGCCAATGAGCGCACCTTTCTGGCTTATTTTCGGACAGCAGTCGTTTTCCTGAGCGCCGGCTTTGCCATTCTTCAGTTGGACGCCCTGCAGGAATTGCACTTGTTGGGTTGGTTCCTGCTCTTTTTGTCGCCTGTGATCTTATTGGTTGGCACCTTTCGGTTGGTGTACGTGCGGAGGAAGATCAGGAAGTATTATTCAGCCTGA
- a CDS encoding GNAT family N-acetyltransferase, translated as MEFTIEIAGSQHEGYAEAICQLIAESAKARGTGIAERQPSYIRTKMNNGNAVIALQGETLAGFCYIEVWSHGRYVANSGLIVSPDFRQQGLAKAIKQKAFELSREKFPEARLFGITTSLPVMRINSELGYKPVTFSELTQDDAFWEGCRSCPNFDILERNHRRLCLCTAMLAPSGREAMQFDLTHLVVNNIW; from the coding sequence ATGGAATTCACCATCGAAATTGCCGGCTCTCAACACGAAGGCTACGCCGAGGCCATTTGCCAACTGATCGCCGAATCGGCCAAAGCCCGGGGAACAGGCATCGCCGAGCGGCAGCCGTCCTACATTCGCACCAAAATGAATAACGGCAACGCCGTGATCGCCCTGCAGGGCGAAACCTTGGCGGGGTTTTGTTACATCGAAGTATGGAGCCACGGCCGCTACGTGGCCAACTCCGGCCTCATCGTTTCGCCGGATTTCCGCCAACAGGGCCTGGCCAAAGCCATCAAACAGAAGGCCTTCGAACTCTCCCGCGAAAAGTTCCCCGAAGCACGCCTGTTCGGCATCACCACCAGCTTGCCGGTCATGCGCATCAACTCGGAGCTGGGCTACAAACCCGTCACCTTCTCAGAGCTAACCCAGGACGACGCCTTCTGGGAGGGCTGCCGCAGTTGCCCCAACTTCGACATCCTGGAGCGCAACCACCGGCGCTTATGCCTGTGTACGGCCATGCTGGCTCCTTCCGGCAGGGAGGCCATGCAGTTCGACCTGACGCATCTGGTGGTGAATAATATTTGGTGA
- a CDS encoding argininosuccinate synthase: MSHKKVVLAFSGGLDTSFCIKYLTLEKGMEVHALTVNTGGFSAEEIDVLRGRALTLGAASFKAIDAVPFYYDKCIRYLVYGNVLRNNTYPLSVSAERVFQALEAAQYAQLIGAQAVAHGSTGAGNDQVRFDLAFQVLGENLEIITPIRDLKLLRAEEIGYLQKNGVDWPWEKGKYSINQGIWGTSVGGVETLTSHQPLPEEAYPSPLEKTEPVEVSLQFEKGELAGVAGKTFSHPTEAIQALQELAAPYAIGRDTHVGDTIIGIKGRVGFEAAAPLLIIKAHHLLEKHVLTKWQQYWKEQLANWYGMLLHEGQYLDPVMRNIETFLEDTQQNVSGTVFARLHPYRFELLGIASEYDLMNSGFGQYGEMNKAWTGDDVRGFTKVLSNQLKIHHFVNQQQEQHD; the protein is encoded by the coding sequence ATGAGCCATAAAAAAGTCGTGCTCGCCTTCAGCGGCGGGCTGGATACTTCCTTTTGCATCAAATACCTGACCCTGGAAAAAGGGATGGAAGTGCACGCTCTGACGGTCAATACCGGAGGGTTCAGCGCAGAAGAAATCGATGTGCTGAGAGGGCGGGCCCTGACCCTGGGCGCCGCCAGCTTCAAGGCCATCGACGCGGTGCCGTTTTACTACGACAAATGCATCCGATACCTCGTATACGGCAATGTGCTGCGCAATAACACCTACCCGCTTTCCGTGAGCGCCGAGCGCGTCTTCCAGGCCCTGGAGGCAGCCCAGTACGCCCAGTTGATCGGCGCGCAGGCGGTAGCCCACGGCAGCACCGGGGCAGGCAACGACCAGGTGCGCTTCGACCTGGCTTTTCAGGTGCTGGGCGAAAACCTGGAGATCATCACCCCCATCCGGGACCTGAAGCTGTTGAGGGCCGAGGAGATCGGGTATCTTCAGAAAAACGGCGTCGACTGGCCCTGGGAGAAGGGCAAATATTCCATCAACCAGGGCATCTGGGGCACCAGCGTGGGCGGCGTAGAAACGCTCACTTCTCATCAGCCCCTGCCGGAAGAGGCCTACCCCAGCCCGCTGGAAAAAACGGAACCGGTTGAGGTGAGCCTGCAGTTTGAAAAGGGCGAGCTGGCCGGAGTGGCCGGCAAAACGTTCAGCCATCCCACCGAAGCCATACAGGCCCTTCAGGAACTGGCCGCGCCTTATGCCATCGGGCGCGACACCCACGTGGGCGACACCATCATCGGCATCAAAGGCCGGGTGGGCTTCGAAGCAGCAGCTCCGCTGCTCATCATCAAAGCCCATCACCTGCTGGAAAAACACGTGCTCACCAAGTGGCAACAGTACTGGAAAGAACAACTGGCCAACTGGTACGGCATGCTGCTGCACGAAGGCCAGTACCTCGACCCGGTGATGCGCAACATCGAAACTTTCCTGGAAGATACCCAGCAGAACGTCAGCGGCACGGTTTTCGCCCGGCTCCATCCTTACCGCTTCGAACTGCTCGGCATAGCATCGGAATACGACCTGATGAACAGCGGCTTCGGCCAGTACGGAGAAATGAACAAAGCCTGGACGGGCGATGACGTCAGGGGCTTCACCAAGGTGCTGTCCAACCAGTTGAAAATCCACCATTTTGTCAACCAGCAACAGGAACAACATGATTAG
- a CDS encoding N-acetyl-gamma-glutamyl-phosphate reductase: MIRVGIIGGAGYTAGELLRILLFHPEADVAFVQSTSQAGKIVTDIHTDLLGDTFLPFVPEADFEGVDLIFLCRGHGKSKAWLAAHELPESLSIIDLSADYRLDSDTHEFVYGLPELNKEAIRLAQYVANPGCFATAIQLALLPLAKLGLLEDHVHIHAITGSTGAGQQPTATSHFSWRNNNMSIYKAFQHQHLAEIRQSIAQLQENFDKDLNFLPLRGNFTRGIFASAYFYSELLEEKLQEIFELYYQDEPFVVISPKNPDLKQVVNTNKAILYLEKQEGKILIVSMIDNLLKGAAGQAVQNMNLMFGLEETAGLWVKGVGF; the protein is encoded by the coding sequence ATGATTAGAGTAGGCATCATCGGCGGGGCCGGTTATACGGCAGGGGAACTGTTGCGGATCCTTTTGTTCCATCCCGAGGCGGACGTCGCTTTCGTGCAGAGCACCAGCCAGGCTGGAAAAATAGTGACGGACATCCATACCGACTTGCTGGGGGATACTTTCCTCCCCTTTGTTCCGGAAGCTGATTTCGAAGGCGTGGACCTGATCTTCCTCTGCCGGGGCCACGGCAAGTCCAAAGCCTGGCTTGCCGCCCACGAGCTGCCCGAAAGCCTGAGCATCATCGACCTGAGCGCCGACTACCGACTGGACAGCGATACCCACGAGTTCGTCTACGGCTTGCCGGAACTCAATAAAGAAGCCATCCGCCTGGCGCAGTACGTGGCCAACCCCGGCTGTTTCGCCACCGCCATCCAACTGGCCCTGCTGCCGCTGGCCAAGCTGGGGCTGCTGGAAGACCACGTTCACATCCACGCCATCACCGGCTCTACCGGGGCGGGGCAACAGCCTACAGCCACCAGCCACTTCAGCTGGCGCAACAACAATATGTCTATCTACAAAGCTTTCCAGCACCAGCACCTGGCGGAAATCCGGCAGAGCATCGCCCAACTCCAGGAAAACTTCGATAAAGATTTGAATTTCCTGCCCCTGCGCGGCAATTTTACCCGGGGCATCTTTGCCAGTGCTTATTTTTACAGCGAACTCCTGGAGGAAAAGCTGCAGGAAATATTCGAGCTTTACTACCAGGATGAACCCTTTGTCGTCATCAGCCCGAAAAACCCTGACCTGAAGCAGGTGGTCAACACCAATAAGGCCATCCTGTACCTGGAAAAGCAAGAAGGCAAAATCCTGATCGTCAGCATGATCGACAACCTGCTCAAAGGCGCTGCCGGCCAGGCCGTCCAGAACATGAACCTGATGTTCGGGCTGGAGGAAACGGCAGGGCTGTGGGTGAAGGGGGTGGGGTTCTGA
- a CDS encoding aminotransferase class III-fold pyridoxal phosphate-dependent enzyme — protein sequence MDLFKVYPLFDIKPVRGEGCYVFDENGQAYLDLYGGHAVISIGHGHPHYLERVKAQLEALPFYSNSVQNELQETLAAKLGQVSGCEAYRLFLCNSGAEANENALKLASFQNGRSKVIAFRQGFHGRTSAAVRITDNPKIVAPINEGFEVVWHELNDTAGVLESLAQGDVCAVMVEGIQGIGGIYMPDPVFLQAVDAACRQQSTVLILDEVQSGYGRSGAFFAFQHADIIPGLITVAKGMGNGFPIGGVLIHPEFEAWHGMLGSTFGGSHLACAAGLAVLEVIEREQLMANAAEVGQYLMQELQGFSPIKEVRGMGLMIGASFEYPVSALRARLLFEEKVFTGSASCPKTLRLLPPLSLTRAEASLFLEKLHAILKRTPQTKAA from the coding sequence ATGGACCTTTTCAAAGTATATCCCTTATTCGACATCAAGCCCGTGCGGGGCGAAGGCTGCTACGTTTTCGACGAGAACGGGCAGGCCTATCTCGACCTGTACGGCGGGCATGCAGTGATCTCCATCGGGCATGGCCACCCTCATTACCTGGAGCGGGTGAAGGCCCAACTGGAGGCACTGCCGTTTTACTCCAATTCAGTACAAAACGAGCTGCAGGAAACCCTGGCGGCCAAGCTGGGGCAAGTGTCCGGCTGTGAAGCTTACCGCCTGTTCCTGTGCAATTCCGGAGCGGAGGCCAACGAGAATGCCCTCAAGCTGGCCTCTTTTCAGAATGGCAGGAGCAAAGTAATCGCCTTCCGGCAGGGCTTCCACGGAAGAACCTCGGCGGCGGTGCGCATTACAGACAACCCAAAGATCGTGGCGCCCATCAATGAAGGATTCGAAGTAGTGTGGCACGAGCTGAATGACACTGCCGGGGTGCTGGAAAGCCTGGCGCAGGGTGATGTCTGTGCTGTAATGGTGGAGGGCATTCAGGGCATCGGGGGGATTTATATGCCCGATCCTGTTTTCCTGCAGGCTGTTGACGCCGCCTGCCGGCAGCAGAGTACCGTGCTGATCCTCGACGAGGTGCAGTCGGGTTACGGGCGCAGCGGGGCTTTCTTTGCTTTCCAACACGCAGATATTATCCCGGGCCTGATCACCGTAGCTAAGGGCATGGGCAACGGCTTTCCCATAGGCGGTGTGCTGATCCACCCTGAGTTCGAGGCCTGGCATGGCATGCTGGGTTCCACTTTTGGCGGCAGCCACCTGGCCTGCGCCGCAGGGCTGGCAGTACTGGAGGTCATCGAACGGGAGCAACTGATGGCCAATGCCGCAGAAGTCGGCCAATACCTGATGCAGGAATTGCAAGGTTTCAGCCCGATAAAAGAAGTGAGGGGAATGGGGCTGATGATCGGGGCCAGCTTCGAGTATCCGGTCAGCGCCCTGCGCGCCCGGTTGCTGTTTGAAGAAAAGGTATTTACGGGTTCCGCTTCCTGCCCAAAGACGCTGCGGCTATTGCCGCCGCTGAGCCTCACCCGGGCAGAGGCCAGCCTGTTCCTGGAAAAACTGCATGCCATCCTGAAGCGGACGCCACAAACGAAAGCAGCATGA